CACGATCGCCCAGCATCGCCTCGAAGATCGTCTCCTTGGCGATGAAGGCGAACAAAGGCGGCAGGCCGGCCATCGCCAGTGCCGCGAGTACGCAGGCCGTTGCCGTGAGCGGCAGGCGCCTGCTGAGGCCACGCATGGCAAGGATGTCGGGCTGGTGCGTCGCATGGATGGCCGTCCCGGCGCAGAAGAACAGGGCCGCCTTGTACAGCGCATGGGCAAGGATGAAGGTGACGACCGCAACGCTGGCGACAGTGCCGCCGAGGCCGATGAGCATGACAAGCAGGCCGAGCGAGCCAACGGTCGACTGCGCCAGGATGGCCTTGAAGCCGCCCTGCATCAGCGCGCGCAGCGCGGCGACCAGCAGCGTCAGCGCCCCGAAGAAGACGAGCGTCGGCCCGAAGGCGGGCATGGCGGAAAAGGGGGCGTCCAAACGGGCCAGAAGGTAGACGCCCAGCTTGACCATGGTGGCCGAGTGCAGGAAGGCCGAGGCCGGGGTCGGCGCGGCCATGGCGTTGGGCAGCCAGAAATGGAACGGGAACTGCGCAGACTTGGTGAATGCGCCGATAAGCACAAGCACCAGGATGGCCGGTGCGAGCGGCGAAGCGGCAAGCTCCGGGCCGCGCATGGCGATCTGCGACAGGGACCAGGTATCCAGCGTCAGGCCGATCAGGAGGATACCGCCGAAGAGCGCCAGTCCTCCGCCCGCGGTGACTATCAGCGATTGCAGGGCCGCCTTGCGCGCATCCTTCTTGGCGGCGTCGAAGCCGATGATGAGATAGGAGAAGAGGCTAGTCAGCTCCCAGAACACATAGAGGCCGATGAGATGGTCGGACCATACTGTCCCGAGCATCGCCGCCATGAACAGGAGGATCAGGCCGATGAAGCTGGCGCGCCGGGTGGCCGGCGCATCGGCGAAATAGGCGTTGGCATACAGGACGACCAGGGTTCCGATGCCGGTTACCAGAAGGGTGAACAGCAGCGAGAACCCGTCCAGCCGGAAGGTCAGCGAAACTCCGAGTGAAGGCACCCAGCTGATGTCTTCGACGACTTCGAACCCACTGCCGATGTCCGGCAGATAGAGGATAAACCAGACGAACAGGGCGAAGGGGATGAGCGCTGCCGCCGTGCCGAGCCGCGCACCGGTCAGGCGCAGAAGCCAGAAGCACAAGCCCGAAATGATGAATAGCAGAGTTAAGCTTATTGCCACGTAAGCACAGATCCCCAATTATCACCAGCGGGATAGCGGGCTAAAGCGAGCTGCGTCAACACGCTCACAAAGAATCTATGCTTATGCAGAGTGCGAGATGGTGTTCCGGTACCGGAACACCATCAG
This genomic window from Aureimonas sp. OT7 contains:
- the mbhE gene encoding hydrogen gas-evolving membrane-bound hydrogenase subunit E, which encodes MAISLTLLFIISGLCFWLLRLTGARLGTAAALIPFALFVWFILYLPDIGSGFEVVEDISWVPSLGVSLTFRLDGFSLLFTLLVTGIGTLVVLYANAYFADAPATRRASFIGLILLFMAAMLGTVWSDHLIGLYVFWELTSLFSYLIIGFDAAKKDARKAALQSLIVTAGGGLALFGGILLIGLTLDTWSLSQIAMRGPELAASPLAPAILVLVLIGAFTKSAQFPFHFWLPNAMAAPTPASAFLHSATMVKLGVYLLARLDAPFSAMPAFGPTLVFFGALTLLVAALRALMQGGFKAILAQSTVGSLGLLVMLIGLGGTVASVAVVTFILAHALYKAALFFCAGTAIHATHQPDILAMRGLSRRLPLTATACVLAALAMAGLPPLFAFIAKETIFEAMLGDRAGYLLLVAAVVGNAAFVMIGLTAALRPFLLGSGAPSKIYHGESPGLVAGPLLLGAAGFLFGLFPNVAEPLTNAAATAIAGQEVAFSLYLWHGVTPMLMLSLAVVALGVLLYLAWPLAVRRLGSNVVLARLLGDAGYNRLFEGTLALARLSTRMLQNGDQHRYTAIVLATVLAVSAGTLVLVAPSMQLDLSMEGFRLAPTAVLILMVAGGMIATRVRSLLTSVVSMGMIGFGSALIFLLNGAPDLALTQFSVEVLIVLILTALLLRTPVRLGHSRTRSERVMDAAMSVGFGLLLFAGLLAMTGAPLDLSLSEFYGRASYAEAYGRNVVNVILVDFRALDTMGEIAVICLAAIGVWGMLRVRGAHRRGKSA